In Spodoptera frugiperda isolate SF20-4 chromosome 13, AGI-APGP_CSIRO_Sfru_2.0, whole genome shotgun sequence, the following are encoded in one genomic region:
- the LOC118270695 gene encoding cytochrome P450 4V2-like has protein sequence YDFAELWDGINDLARQSYDIGGVVSASIGPRTVYIVTDPDDSFTIANTCLEKDGFYDFAKPWLGEGLVTGKYSIWKNHRKFLNPAFSQILLDTFMGVFNSQSRKLVKELEKEAGKGLFDHWTYTRHNALETICLTALGVDFTDSNLNSQYVEATEVILNTMVERFMKFWWHSPYTFAWSNVKKKQDACLKILHNMSNVVLQKRKSEFNGNVCAERSIIPGTKFKAFMDLLLELSVEKGVFNDREIREHVDTMIVGGHDTSANVLMFTMILLGSHPEVQEKAYAEVQEVLGGDRDVEKTDLSQLVYLEAVLKESMRVFTIVPVLARKLDRDVKLKNYTLSAGRTCFLFVFGLHKHPIWGPDVNEFIPERWLEPGRLPDNPNAFAAFSVGRRQCIGKAYALMSMKTTLAHLIRRYKIKADHTKVRLKLDVMLKPDSGHCVSIERRTNSVLNFVSTMIVTVLISLVCICLAYVLLCRWYFPVNEQVVTFPGKWPLIGHAHKFISSVETFRNMIAFGEYSVKIGDIIKFYIGPQPGYVVTDPEDVATVLNKCLDKLFVYKFVKPMVGDRLIIAEVPVWKRSRKVLDLCFKQHILDDYLQLFNERAERFVETIAEDVGQGEVDLIQKITRSVLETSCLTTLGVNLDGKDELNDNYAKALNECFHILSDRIYKPWFMIDAIFNLSNDKRRLDKSLEVVASYTKEIVQLRKKEYLQPVQEKEGFSYKGGKHLSVLDVILGNSVSETDALFTDLELRNIMDTVLVGAFDTTIHQMLYVLVCIGSSSDVQDKIIQEMNKVLGKDGQLEKENLSQMVYLDAVVKEVTRLYPIVPVIGRDVKAPTKLRNVTIPAGGSIVVHVWSTNRNTRYWGPDAEEFRPERWLDSTTVPSHQAAYATFGPGKRGCVGKTYALMYLKATVVAVLRKYRLTADHTNMKLECKVMLKPASGHLVRIEKRNEDVLIN, from the exons TATGATTTCGCAGAACTATGGGACGGTATCAACGACCTAGCGCGTCAGAGCTACGACATTGGCGGGGTGGTGTCGGCCAGCATTGGACCGCGCACTGTCTACA TTGTAACGGACCCAGACGACAGTTTCACTATAGCGAACACGTGCCTGGAGAAGGACGGGTTCTACGACTTCGCCAAACCGTGGCTAGGCGAGGGTCTAGTCACTGGGAAAT ATTCAATATGGAAGAATCATCGCAAATTCTTGAACCCGGCGTTCAGCCAGATATTGCTGGACACATTCATGGGAGTCTTCAACAGCCAGTCCAGGAAGCTGGTGAAGGAACTGGAGAAGGAGGCTGGCAAGGGTCTCTTTGACCACTGGACCTATACGCGACATAATGCCTTGGAGACCATTTGCT TGACAGCACTAGGAGTGGACTTCACAGACTCCAACCTGAACAGCCAGTACGTGGAGGCGACGGAGGTGATCCTGAACACCATGGTGGAGCGGTTCATGAAGTTCTGGTGGCACAGCCCCTACACCTTCGCCTGGAGCAACGTGAAGAAGAAGCAGGACGCCTGCCTGAAGATATTGCACAACATGTCCAATGTG GTCctgcaaaaaagaaaatctgaGTTCAATGGAAACGTTTGTGCTGAGAGAAGTATAATACCAG GAACCAAGTTCAAAGCCTTCATGGACCTCCTGTTAGAGCTGTCAGTCGAGAAGGGAGTATTCAACGACAGAGAGATCCGAGAGCACGTAGACACAATGATCGTAGGCGGCCATGACACCTCCGCCAACGTGCTCATGTTCACCATGATACTGCTTGGGTCACACCCTGAGGTTCAGGAAAAGGCTTATGCTGA AGTACAAGAAGTTCTCGGAGGCGACAGAGACGTGGAGAAGACAGATCTGTCCCAGCTGGTGTACCTGGAGGCTGTGCTGAAGGAGAGCATGAGAGTGTTCACCATCGTACCGGTGCTCGCCAGGAAACTCGACAGGGACGTTAAGCTGA AAAACTACACTCTCTCTGCCGGGCGCACGTGCTTCCTATTCGTGTTTGGACTGCACAAGCACCCAATCTGGGGCCCAGACGTGAACGAGTTTATACCAGAACGCTGGCTGGAGCCAGGGAGACTGCCTGACAACCCTAATGCGTTCGCTGCCTTCAGCGTTGGGAGACGACAGTGTATCG GTAAGGCGTATGCCCTGATGTCAATGAAGACGACCCTCGCTCACCTGATCCGCCGCTATAAGATCAAGGCAGACCACACGAAGGTGAGGCTCAAACTGGACGTCATGTTGAAGCCGGACTCTGGTCACTGTGTCAGCATCGAGAGGAGAAC aaactctgtACTTAATTTCGTATCGACAATGATAGTGACTGTATTAATTTCGTTAGTATGTATATGTTTGGCGTATGTGCTCCTGTGTCGCTGGTACTTCCCAGTGAATGAGCAAGTAGTGACATTTCCAGGGAAATGGCCGCTCATTGGACATGCTCACAAATTCATTTCTTCCGTAG AAACTTTTCGAAATATGATAGCGTTTGGGGAGTATTCGGTGAAGATTGGAGACATCATAAAGTTCTACATCGGACCGCAGCCTGGATACG TTGTGACAGATCCTGAAGACGTCGCTACAGTCCTCAACAAATGTTTGGACAAACTGTTTGTGTACAAATTTGTAAAACCAATGGTAGGCGACAGATTGATTATTGCTGAAG TGCCCGTATGGAAGCGAAGTCGAAAAGTACTAGACCTTTGCTTCAAGCAGCACATATTGGACGACTACCTCCAACTGTTCAATGAACGAGCTGAGCGATTCGTGGAGACGATTGCCGAAGATGTCGGTCAAGGTGAAGTGGACCTTATCCAGAAAATCACAAGGAGTGTTTTAGAAACGTCATGCC TGACAACTTTGGGAGTGAATCTTGATGGAAAAGATGAACTGAACGATAACTACGCCAAGGCACTCAATGAGTGCTTCCATATTCTCTCTGACAGGATCTACAAACCTTGGTTCATGATCGATGCAATCTTCAACTTGTCCAACGACAAAAGGAGGTTAGACAAGTCTCTCGAAGTCGTGGCAAGTTATACGAAGGAA ATAGTGCAGCTTAGAAAGAAGGAATATTTACAGCCAGTGCAAGAGAAAGAGGGCTTTAGTTACAAAG GTGGTAAACATCTGAGTGTCCTAGATGTAATTTTAGGAAACTCTGTGTCGGAGACCGACGCACTGTTCACTGATCTCGAGCTCAGGAACATTATGGACACGGTGCTGGTGGGAGCCTTCGACACCACTATCCACCAGATGCTCTACGTCCTGGTCTGCATCGGCAGCAGCTCGGACGTCCAGGACAAGATTATCCAGGA gatGAACAAGGTTTTGGGTAAAGACGGACAGCTTGAAAAAGAGAATTTATCCCAAATGGTATATTTGGATGCAGTTGTTAAAGAAGTTACCAGATTGTATCCTATCGTGCCCGTGATAGGTCGAGATGTAAAAGCACCCACAAAGTTAC GTAATGTGACGATACCTGCGGGCGGTTCTATCGTAGTACATGTATGGAGTACAAATAGAAACACAAGATATTGGGGACCTGATGCTGAGGAGTTTAGGCCAGAAAGATGGTTGGACTCCACAACTGTGCCGAGCCATCAAGCTGCCTATGCTACGTTTGGGCCTGGGAAAAGGGGATGTGTTG
- the LOC118270662 gene encoding uncharacterized protein LOC118270662 → MDKKYKRLEELNEEGVVTLLERWDLEEFVEFARERTLDGRKLLDVSEGIVKLWRPKANAKKFMTFIEDMKLNPMKYLENKDDSITTDKLDLKETTTDIQTQNICDKQDIESQYQTVTHRRKDDNAQTHSMSTVEELIRRIVPAKSFLYRNQQKAERTPSYLPMDAGTPKKKKLFRLSSYEYPFFDIRARFSRQESSNDRGYYAMKRNSKYYTARLYKKSDSRTKYKTLSTPEELSERCPEDHFYEDLCYNEVDKEKDKPVEPRVVSVKPCIVKIQELFQSFKVPFFKKHEMLEDCPRNIESEKSSNIYENDSVANMYDSVHVIRPVEDEVKNQTTIPVEEYLEPVQLNKDYCDVNYKQKDDSLLGYILSIFENRFGIRRETNDDHPSEESEADSHKAESTPSEDARKWPEPRKSGGTNMADRPLPVPVENEPYYMNVDRAEAINLLKGQPDGTFILRPSSQPDHAYTLSVACSNAVHNVGVRRRPDGRLALGFPRRGEQSFVSVTSLLRHHRKRRLLLVSGGDVIGATTLNETPHYYQSPSSIPVPVAN, encoded by the exons ATGGACAAGAAATACAAGCGACTAGAGGAGTTGAATGAAGAAGGAGTGGTCACTCTGTTGGAGAGGTGGGACTTGGAGGAGTTTGTGGAGTTCGCGAGGGAGAGGACTCTGGACGGGAGGAAGCTGCTC GATGTCAGCGAAGGAATCGTGAAGCTATGGCGGCCAAAAGCAAATGCTAAGAAATTCATGACATTCATTGAAGACATGAAACTGAATCCAATGAAATATTTGGAAAACAAAGACGATAGCATAACAACGGACAAACTTGATTTGAAAGAAACAACAACAgacatacaaacacaaaatatctGCGACAAACAGGATATCGAGAGCCAGTACCAAACTGTCACGCACAGGCGAAAGGACGATAATGCACAGACACACTCCATGAGCACAGTCGAAGAACTGATCAGAAGAATAGTCCCAGCCAAGAGCTTCCTATACAGAAACCAACAGAAAGCTGAACGCACACCCTCATACCTGCCTATGGATGCTGGCACCCCCAAGAAGAAGAAACTGTTCAGACTCAGCTCATACGAATACCCTTTCTTCGACATACGAGCAAGATTCTCCAGACAAGAAAGCTCAAACGACAGAGGATACTACGCCATGAAGAGGAACAGCAAATACTACACAGCTAGGTTATACAAGAAATCTGATTCTagaactaaatataaaactctATCCACACCAGAGGAACTCAGTGAAAGATGTCCAGAAGACCATTTCTACGAAGACTTGTGTTACAATGAAGTTGATAAAGAAAAAGATAAGCCAGTGGAACCAAGAGTAGTCAGTGTAAAACCTTGCATAGTTAAGATACAAGAACTGTTCCAATCGTTCAAAGTGCCGTTTTTTAAGAAACATGAAATGTTAGAGGATTGTCCTAGGAATATAGAGAGTGAGAAATCGTCGAATATTTATGAGAATGATAGTGTTGCTAACATGTACGACTCGGTACATGTTATTAGACCTGTTGAAGACGAAGTGAAGAATCAA ACGACGATCCCAGTGGAAGAGTACTTAGAGCCAGTGCAGCTGAACAAAGACTATTGTGATGTCAACTACAAGCAGAAGGACGACTCTCTACTCGGATACATACTCAGCATCTTCGAGAACAGATTCGGGATTCGAAGAG AAACAAATGACGATCATCCATCAGAGGAATCAGAAGCAGACTCCCACAAAGCGGAGAGCACGCCGAGCGAGGACGCTCGCAAGTGGCCGGAGCCGCGCAAGTCCGGCGGGACCAACATGGCGGACCGGCCGCTGCCCGTGCCCGTGGAGAATGAGCCTTATTACATGAACGTGGACCGGGCAGAGGCTATCAACTTGTTGAAGGGACAGCCTGATGGCACGTTTATACTGAGGCCGTCTAGTCAG CCTGACCACGCCTACACTCTGAGCGTGGCGTGCTCCAACGCAGTCCACAACGTGGGTGTCCGCCGCAGACCCGACGGTCGGCTGGCGCTCGGCTTCCCTCGGCGCGGCGAGCAGAGCTTCGTGAGCGTGACGTCACTGCTGCGCCACCATCGCAAGAGGAGGCTCCTCCTGGTGTCCGGCGGTGACGTCATCGGAGCCACCACGCTCAACGAAACTCCTCACTACTACCAGAGCCCTAGTAGTATCCCTGTACCAGTTGCTAATTAA